The window CCAATACCACACGCATTCCCTGATTCTTCTCAGGTGCTCCTCCAGGTGGCTTTCCAGTATATACCAGCAAGTTCCACGCATAACTGGATTTTGCATCACAGGCTGGCCATATTTCGCAGGCTTGCTTGGCATATACTGTCGGAAAGGACAGCGTCCTCTGAATGGAACAAGGCGCTCATCGACAGTAACATGGGGGCCAGGATTATACAGTAAAGGCAGGATTTCGACCCATTTATCCCAGACATCTCTGATCGCTGCAAGTTTGTCTCTCTCGCGTCAACCAGCTCTGGTGTCACGGTTGTCAAATCGGATCACACGAGAGATCATGTGAAATGTCTCCAAAGACATTGTTGCTCGGAAGATTGGCCTTCCATTCTCTTCATCCCATAAACTTGCAGTTGCTTCACCCTTTGACCTGTATACTCCAGCTAACACCAGAATTCCAATGTAAGCATGCAAGTCAGTTGGATCCAGTGGCTTCCGTTTTTCTTGAAAGACACGCCTCCCCTCCAAGTTGGTCATGTTGAGGATTATCTTCTCTATGGGTGGGGATATGAAGAGCTGAAATGCTGATTCAATATCATCAACTCTTGTGGCAAATCTTGTCGGACCAGGAGTAATTTTGATGACATTAGATGATGTCAATCTGCCTCGGCTTTGGTGTGGTGATGTTGACcattttactttaccatctttAGATGTCCATGTCCCCTCTGTGGATGACGTTTCTTGTTTTTCATCTGATGAAGGGAAACCGGCAGACTCGTCCTCTGAAACCTCCTCATCGTGGGAAAATTGATAATCTGGATCATCAATAGCATTGTCCTCTGGCTCTGAAGGATCCTCTGTCTCTGAAATCTCTTCCTCTACATCACTTTCCCAGTTCATAAGCTGTCATGATACTTCTTCAGCTGAAAATCGTCTGGAGCTCATTTTTGGTGTATTTCTCAGAGAAAggtacggtggccctgaagtgcaaatcacaacggcaaatagtaaaacacaaaaacaaataggaaaacacaacaacaaataggaaaacacaacaaatagtaaaacaaaacaacacataggaaaacacaacaacaaatagaaaaacataACGGCAAGAAggtgaacacaacaacattaacTTCTTACGGAAAGGGTAGGGCCTTTCTATCAGAGGACGgacccttctgattggacagacgGACTGACTGTCTTTTAACAGGAAGTACTCGCTCACTAGACTTTCATTCGGCGCGAAAATACGGCGAAAAGTACAATGTTTTGCGGTAATTGCGGTCAAAAATTGTTGGCGAACCACCAGAATTTTTGCAGTGGTTGTGGGCAGAGACTTGGAGAAAGTGTGGAACCAGAGTCTCAACCGACTGATGGACCATCTTCCGGTAAGTTAACGTAATCCTATATGAAGCTAATGGTGGGTTTACTCTGCTTGTCGTAAATGTCATTCCTTATCACGCTAGCTATACACCGCACATTCGATTGAATTAACGTTAGGTAACAATGAACATTAGTTTAGAAAATACGTAACGTTAGTTATGTTTATTTGCATATTATGATCGTTGGCAGACAATCGCGTCGGCACCACAACATCCCTGCCTAaaacttccctccctccccttgtgcCTTTTAGATATTTAGTTAATTATTTACGATCAAGGTGATAATAAGATCAGATATGTGTCAAGGAAACCGCGTTCTCAgccatgtgttttattttgtaacgtaacttttgtttctttctatgAACCTGTAATGCATGCTCTGCCATTTTATAAGAATGCATGTTGTGCTTCCCTGTAGTATCACAGAATCCTCCGTCCAACCCAACCCCAAGAACAAAAACCTTTCTGGAATACCGGAAGAAAAAAGCAGAGGAAAGGCAAAAGTTTTCTTTTGGTAAAATgcgggaaaagaaaaaggagaaaaggaaagtGCAGGTAAGCAAATGTGATTTGATATAGCCCAGAGTGAGAGTGAATAATTATATAAACTCTAGTGTTGACTTGCTGTCGGCATATCATCATCATTTGAACCCAATACCTAAGCCCCCTGATAGGGTCAATTCAATGGCAAACAATATAGTGTTTCTTCAAGTAATGTTGGGAGATTAAATAGGTTTCTGTATTGTTGTCAATTCACTCAGAAAACAACATAGAATTCCCTGAGTTTATCTATTGGACATATTTACTTTTCAACTGATTTCTAAACATGAATTTTCTCtggaaattaataaaaaagcGCAATTGGCATTATTTGACCAAGATCAATGGTTGCTCTGCTTTCAGTCACATTTTGAATGCAAGGTCAATTTGAATGCAAGGTCAATTTGGGGTCTATCTG is drawn from Pungitius pungitius chromosome 11, fPunPun2.1, whole genome shotgun sequence and contains these coding sequences:
- the LOC119197391 gene encoding LOW QUALITY PROTEIN: piggyBac transposable element-derived protein 3-like (The sequence of the model RefSeq protein was modified relative to this genomic sequence to represent the inferred CDS: inserted 1 base in 1 codon; substituted 1 base at 1 genomic stop codon); translated protein: MNWESDVEEEISETEDPSEPEDNAIDDPDYQFSHDEEVSEDESAGFPSSDEKQETSSTEGTWTSKDGKVKWSTSPHQSRGRLTSSNVIKITPGPTRFATRVDDIESAFQLFISPPIEKIILNMTNLEGRRVFQEKRKPLDPTDLHAYIGILVLAGVYRSKGEATASLWDEENGRPIFRATMSLETFHMISRVIRFDNRDTRAGXRERDKLAAIRDVWDKWVEILPLLYNPGPHVTVDERLVPFRGRCPFRQYMPSKPAKYGXACDAKSSYAWNLLVYTGKPPGGAPEKNQGMRVVLEMTEGLQGHNIKCDNFFTSYSLGDELPSEILKMQGRPLHSSKCAFTEKTTLVSYCPKRNKNVLVMSTMHKDASLSTREDMKPQMILDYNATKGGVDNLDKVTATYSCQRKTARWPLVVFYNIVDVSAYNAYVLWIEINQQWNASKLNRRRLSLEELGKTLVTPKIQNRARPARAPAAAITKV